From the genome of Stigmatopora nigra isolate UIUO_SnigA chromosome 2, RoL_Snig_1.1, whole genome shotgun sequence:
AGATACTTTTTATATAATAGCTGATATTAGAACTCATCTGACCTAAAAATTTAGGGTTTGCTGTTTTTCTGGTAACAATTCTGAGTATAGTTTGGCCAACCAAATTCCATATAAGAAATTACAGGAATCCTCCACAAAGTAGAGGGTTGAAGTAAATCAAAATATTCCATGTATAAAACTATTTAGCATCCTTCTGGAAATGTGCCAATTTAACTCCAAGAGGCCCAGCAAAATCCAACTCGCGTGTGCCTTCACGATGATACATTCTCTTTTTCAATGTGGCCTTATTGTCAGATTTAGTTTTAGGAaccaggctaaaaaaaaaatctctggaaTGGCCAATGAATTTTGGGGGTTGTTTTTTGATTAAAGATGGGCTTCTACTAAATGCACATTAGCTGGTATTAATAATAAGAGCACACTTTTAAGGGAGTTTGCatccattcatgcacacactcatttGGATTGTTCCGGGTGTCTCCCGATTGCACTTTTACTCACATgcaaattttggagaaaaaaaaaagataaacttaAAGGTTGGTGACTGTTTTTCCCCCCTGTAAGCATGTTCACATATGACTGAttgaccataaaaaaaaaaaaacaatgcaacatTTGCTTAAATGAATATTATAACCACCTCAGTTCACGTTACTACTATCTGTATAAAGCAAGCATCACTGATGACATGGCCagttatttatttgtaattgGTGACTTGTAACTTCCTCCTCAATTGATCAGTGTGTGGACTGTAATcctaaagaaaattaaaatgtttttgaaatgtgaatttgtctctctcttcctctgatGTTAAAAAGATTGCTTACATTACATTATAATATATCTCTTGTTGCaatcaatacattttacttttaggATGAAAAGGTGTAAGACCTCACATGATGGTTTTcgctttttttgtattatttattatttttgcaagatttttcTTGTTATTCCCCGTTTTGTTTTGCATATAGAAAAGTTGTGATTGTTTATAATAtaagaataaattaaaattatatatttgccGTCCAATAAGTTTTGACTGGGAGATTGTTACAGTCAGTTAAATAAGAGTCATATAAAGTGATACACTTTTTTAGTGTATcaacaccattttttaaaataaactgttaggctttttttcctgtAGAGATTTAAATAGAACTTTTAGGGAACGTTGTCCGAAGAGCAAGCAAGCGCAGAGTCCAACTGCGTCATGCGTGCGTCACTGTGTCATATCCGGCGCAAGCGCAGAGCTCCATCTTGTGTCTCGTGTGAGGCCTCTCTTCCTCTACCGCCATCATGGGTCGCATGCACGCTCCCGGGTAAATGTCCTTTTTCGCCTTTTAAGTTGCGTTTTTGCCGTCGAAGGTTGCCTACGGGGGCATAAAAATGAATCCAAGTGCACAAAGAGCAGTAATATCCCTGGTTGAAGACTTAAAATGGGTATAAGAAGCTGATAAAACGATTAAGTCGACGGTGTGTTGGATGTCTGCTAGTTTGCGCTAGCTGTCGTTAGCCAATGCCTACGTGAAACTGGACGATTTTAAACGCTACGCTTTACAGCGTTTGAGCCatacaaatgactttttaaacgTGATACCACACTAATGTGTTAAATGGTGATTTGTATGTTGAGAATGTGTTGTTATTCCGTTAACAACGCTAAACTCATTACAGCGCTAACCAATGTTACACTACATTAAcagcaattttattttgtttccttttctaCAGAAAGGGCTTGTCCCAGTCAGCTCTACCTTACAGACGCAGTGTCCCAACTGTAAGTATTCTGCACAATATCCTTTAAAATAGTTAATCAACCCTATTCCTGCGCCTCAAAAAATAGATTGTCTTATACAGAGGGAAATCCATTTGCAACTGCATCACTTGTATGTATAGCTTCAATGGACTGACTAATGCAAGAGCAAACATTTTTAGTGGAGTTACAAGATATTGACTGATGTCTGTTGTAGGGAACATGTTTGATCctagaaataaacaaatatgaaaatgaCACCCTATTGAACATTTTGAGTAGAAATGACAAAGGATAACAAAACAAGTGTATTTTGGTTTGAACATGTATTTCTGGCCTTTTTCAGTGGCTGAAGCTGACAGCTGATGATGTCAAAGAGCAGATTTTCAAGCTGGCCAAAAAAGGCCTGACCCCCTCTCAAATTGGTATGTCAATTGTAAAATGCTTTTTAGCCAGAGTAaatcttcaaaaaacaatgttattaaCCATTTACTGGGCACTTATTTACAACTGCTTGGCTATTTCAGTTCTATAATGCgtccattgttgttgttgtttttatcacgATCAATCATGTCATCTGAAAAACAAATCATCCAGAAAATCCAACCCAGATTGTTGtgtcaaatgtgtgtgtgtttcttttaaGGTGTGATACTGAGGGACTCCCACGGTGTGGCTCAGGTCCGTTTCGTCACCGGCAACAAGATCCTGAGGATCCTCAAGTCCAAGGGTCTGGCGCCTGACCTGCACGAGGACTTGTACCACCTCATCAAGAAGGCCGTGGCCATCAGGAAGCATCTGGAGAGAAACAGAAAGGttatatataaaagaaaagcTCTGCTGttaagtctttatttttttacaacgcCACCTAACCCAACATCTGCTTATCGGCGTGCAGGATAAGGACGCAAAGTTCCGTCTGATTCTCACCGAGAGCAGAATCCACAGGCTGGCTCGCTACTATAAGACCAAGAGAGTACTGGCCCCCAACTGGAAGTAGTACGTACTCAATCTCccttgtctttatttttattctggTTATCAAGGCACAATTCATTGTCCTGCTCTCCCTCATCTTGAGAGTTGTGATATTTCTGTTGTGCAAGAGAAAAACTTGGAGGTAAATTAACAGTGCAGCTTGTTAGTGTTGCCACTGCCAGTCCCCTTCACACACCAATTGTTCATCTCAATGCCATTGGAATTGCTCTGCTGAATAcgtattttctaatgttattttttgtttctgttcacAGCGAGTCTTCTACAGCTTCTGCTCTGGTGGCATAAaaggttctttttttccaaataaatgaaAGTTTGAATGAGAAGTTCCCTTGTTTGTTTCTTGTTTTCACGGCAACAAATCAATTTTGGCAAGgttttcaaatggattaaatgtctaTCCCCGTTAATGGCAATTAaggcaaataataataaattgtgAGTATGTACGGCTAGTAGGAATGGTGTGATCTTGACATACTTTCTATCAAGGCATTATTCAGATTTTAATCTTGGACATCTAACTTTATTAATAATTTGTCAGTGCAGTAATAAACGATGGTCATGGTTGACTTGGCTATTCAAATAACAAATGCCAAACAAAAGGCACTTTTGGGGTAGTGTAGTACAAGTATTATGGTACTGTTGTAACAGATTCTGTTTCCTGGATAAGAGTATGGATAATGTGCTCTATATCTGCTAACATTACGTTGGTTATTAAATGTTTACAATTACGACTTAGGCGTTTTCACCTGCTAATTCGCttttctataaataaataaaaaacttccCCGGTTTTCCGGAAATTGCGCGATCTTCCGTGCGTCATTGACGTACTCCAAGAGTGTTTACACTAAAACAGTCGCTTTATCCAATCAGAATAACCGCTTGGCACAAAATGGGGGCGCGGCATTACCCGTGCTGAGTGACAGTCACTGTGACCAATCAGAGCTTAGCCTAACGTCATCTCTGTTTATTAAAGAGAGCGAGCGGCGCGACACGGTCAGTCACGATTACTACAAGGTACAAGttaaataaccaacaaaatggAGACGCTACTACTTGGGGAAGCCTGACAACGATAAACTCAAAGAAACATGGATCCGCTTCGGCAGAAGATGAAGAAACATCAGCTTAGTGACATTTACCTGTCTTCGACGTGGTGTCAGCTGGTTTTCAACGAAGAGTACCAGAATACGTGATAAGACCTTTTTGTTTCCCGTGTCGGCCAAAATGTCTACAGCGATGACTTGTCAGCGGAcagtaacaacaacaaccaacacTGCTCCGGCTGCCATGGAGCGATTCGGCAGCCGAGGAATGGCACTTTTGCCTTGGACCAAGCAGATGTTGGTGGTTCTGTGTGAGCGCCTCTGGCTTCTGGTTCGGGTCATCTACTGCACCTTCTTGTCTGGTAAGAGGCAAACGTTaagttttgatttaaaaagatgtaTACATACAGGCTTAATCAGTTTAAAATATAGATTTATGTGGTTATATTTGTTATTTCATTGTGTCTGATTTcacctaaacatttttttgagcaTCTTCActcatttttaagtgttttattaCTCATTTTGGACTTCGGTCGAAACTAAAATCTTTGGTCGATTCTGACTTTTTATAGAGATCAGCATATTGCGTCACTCAATAGGACACGCCCAGACCTTTGAATCTTACAGATAGTAATTCCTCTTTCCTGTaagatattttaaataataaaatgactgctgcttttttgttgttagtTTCAATATGGAATGTTTATTTGATATGAATGAATTGAGCTGAGGTTGCTCACAGGATGAATTCAACATTCAAGGCAAGGTACTTTACCAAAGAAATTGATGCAAGGACAGTCTGCATCTGTacaaaaatactcaaaaaataaacattcaagtTTTAATTTGGTAGTCTAGTCCATGATGccagttgttctccatttttgtACCAGTTTAACTCTTTGCATTATTTCTCCTTTAAATCAGTTTTCCAGATGTTTCGATTTGAAGTTTACTTTGGGATCACAGAGGAGATTGGTCAGCACATCCCACACGGTGGCCAGACTCAGTCCTTTCTCTTCTCCTCGCTGATTGAGGGCGATGCTGACATGGCGGGCCATCCCGACGACCTGTCGGACGGCGGCAAGGCTACGGCCGAGGCGCTGCTGTCGGGCCTGGGTCCTGACGACGGCGTGTACGTGGGCTTCCGGAGCGACTGGAACATCTTCCCCGCTTTTTCCACAGAGGTGTTGTTCAAGGAGGAGGACGGCGACAGCACCGACTTCATACG
Proteins encoded in this window:
- the rps13 gene encoding small ribosomal subunit protein uS15; the protein is MGRMHAPGKGLSQSALPYRRSVPTWLKLTADDVKEQIFKLAKKGLTPSQIGVILRDSHGVAQVRFVTGNKILRILKSKGLAPDLHEDLYHLIKKAVAIRKHLERNRKDKDAKFRLILTESRIHRLARYYKTKRVLAPNWKYESSTASALVA